Genomic window (Juglans microcarpa x Juglans regia isolate MS1-56 chromosome 2S, Jm3101_v1.0, whole genome shotgun sequence):
atttattattaattgatagcatatattattttatattttatatgatcaatgataataaattaaatgaaaattaaatctttACAATGAATGTTGTGCACATGAGCAGCATGTGCAGTGAATTCTCTTTAGATTTAACACTACTGGTAGATAGAATGGaggattgagaagttttgaaagtttaagagtctactttgatgcaattattagtttttgatgtacattgtgaattgagtaaaAGTTCAAGATGACAGAGTGCAATTAATCCAAAAATTTGTTTCAATATCATTTCACAGGGTCAAATAAGACGGGAGTGGATTTTTTGGTGAtgatcaaaattcaaaagaacatatagtctcatttatttatatagatgatatgagatgagatgagttaaaattaaaattaaaaattaaataaaatattattagagtatatttttttaatattatttttgtctcaaaatttgaaaaatttgaattatttatttaattttatataaaaattttaaaaaaattataataattaaataagatgagatagatttaaaaaaaatgtgataggTTGAGtggaattataaaaataaactgaatCCTAGCATATTGAAAGCCGCCATCAATATAGTTAACgcatagaaaaatgataaatacacaatattttatacaataatattttaaaaagagggatatttttataaaatactttataaaactaacatcattttataaaaatacttttattttataatatattgtaaaaaatattgtgtaaaatattgtgtatttatcaCTACTCTAACGCATAATAATAGCGTTGTCTATTAAACTGCATAGAATGCAGCGTATCTTAGCATTTTTCTTGGCGCCACTGATAAGCCTTTGACAGAGTAACATGGAAATATAGACAGCATCAGTTGAACTGTTGAAGACTTGAAGGCCCTCCCGACGGTGAAAGTCACTGGAAGGAGGTCTTGTCGAAGGACCCACAGTGGACCGGTGGGGCTGATgtctttcttccttctcaatTCTGCGTTCATGCTATTGAAATGTAAATTTGCGACCCCTTTCTGGATATCCTTTTGTTCCTCATAAATTCTCTCCCAAAACGTGATTCTCATTTTTACCGTGTGGGACTTGTTtccacgaaaaaaaaaacaaagaaatcaaaGTCAATGCTGTTCTTCGCTTgttctttcctttattttcccCAAGCAAGCACGTCCGTCTTTTGTTTCAGTTTTGGTGACGTATTCTCTGGTGGCTGGCCCTTTGAAAATTCCAAATTTGGGAGGATGAAATTTCTAGGTTGTCAGTTTTCCACACTTGCTGGTTTTGTTCTGTTAAATATTTCACAAGTTCTTTTCAGACAGAGAACTGGGTCGCTCACTGATCATGAAGTTCTGGTTGGGTGCTTTTAGTTTGCGGGGCACCCTTTATTTCTTGGGAGAGATTCTTCATTCATCTCATCTGAGTACTTATCAAATTGTACTTTTAACCCCTATTATCCAGATTTTGAAGCATGTGCGGTCTTAATTAGAGAAAAGTTTTAGTCTTTGTTGTGAAGAATTGGGGTGGCggttttctcttgttttaaacaTGAAACACTTTGTGTTTCTACCTGCGATGGTTTTCATATGGATATTCCTTATTGTTTCTGTGCACTCCCAAAGTCCTGCTGTTGTGAACATCGGTGCAATTTTTACTTACAATTCGGTTATTGGTAGAGCCGCCAAGATAGCGATGGAAGCAGCAGTGTATGATGTCAATGCGAATCCGACAATTCTCAACGGTACAGAGCTGAAGTTGCTCATGAATGATGCAAAATGCAGTGTCTTCTTTGGGGCCGTTGGGGGTATGATCGAAttgttcattttatatttaatttgaaacataataGAACTCGTTGTGTGAGGGAAATAAGTTAAAGCTCTTAAAATGAATAactttctctctttttggttAGTAGGGAGTCTGATAAGAACTGTGATGATGCAAAGGCTATCAACTAAGGTTGTAAGCTTTCGGGTGATTTCTAATATCACTTGCCACGATTACttgtcaaaagaaaaatcactgACCATAATTTTAACTTGTGAGTTTGAATTTCTGCCAAAATTTATAGTTACTGGTTTTCGTAATCTACTAATATTAgaatttcagtttattttttctttatatataattgcataattttatttaaatctccTGTTTTGACATCGTTCATCTGAAAACGAGTTTACCCTTCATATAAGCTCTTAATGAACTTTTCCAGTCTCTCTGACCTCTATATTCTGAAAACAGCCAATTTCCTCCTCTTAGTAGTAATCTTGACCAGTCTATCAGGATCAACTTTGTTTATTACATGGTAATATCTGGTTTTTTCCCCTACTGAAATATGCTATTTTAAGTTCTAAATTCAGAAATGGAGTTCCTGTTACCTAAATAATATTGGTTGCTTCCTTTTTCTGGGCAGCTTTACAGGTGCTTGAGAAAGGGGTAGTGGCCATAATTGGTCCACAGTCCTCTGCTATAGCTCATATGATCTCTGAGATTGCTAATGGTCTCCAAGTGCCCCTTATTTCGTATGCTGCCACTGATCCAACGCTCTCTGCCCTCCAATTTCCATTCTTTTTTCGAACTACACAAAGCGATTCGTACCAAATGGCTGCTATGGCCAACTTAATTGACTTTTATGGATGGAAAGAGGTCATTGCCATCTTTGTGGATGATGATTATGGGAGAAATGGGATATCTGCTTTAGGTGGTGAACTCGACAAGAGAGCATTGACGATTGCTCAAAAGTTTCCTTTGCCTATCCATTTTGATCTGAACGACATCACTGATACCCTCAATAAATCTAAATTGCTTGGTTCTCGTGTTTATGTCGTTCATCTCAATCCTGACCCCAAAATGAGATTCTTCACTATAGCTCAAAAACTACAAATGATGACCAGCGACTACGTGTGGCTTGCAACAGATTGGCTTTCTACTACCTTAGATTCATCCTCTTCATTGAGTAAAACTTCACTCCATATCCTCCAAGGGGTAGTTGGGCTTCGTCAACATACTCCAGAGTCCAGGTGGAAGAGGACTTTTGCGTCTCAATGGAGAAAATTGGTAGATGAGGGTAAAGCAAGTTCTGAGCTGAATACGTATGGACTCTATGCTTATGACACGGTATGGACAGTTGCACATTCAATCGATAAGTTTGTAAAAGAACACAGAAAGATCACATTCTCTTTTGACGATGGGTTACTCAAAATGAACTTAACTAAAGTTCAGCTGAGCAAGCTGAGAGTCTTTGATGGTGGATCTCTTCTCCGTAGGAAATTATTGGAGACAGACTTCACTGGTTTAACTGGTCAAGTCCAATTTAATAAAGAGGATCGAAACATAGTGAGTGGTAGTTATGATGTCATTAATATTGACCAGATGGCAGTTCAATTGGTTGGTTATTGGTCCAACTCCTCAGGCTTTTCAATTTTAGCCCCAGAAAATCtgaaaagtgaagaaaatagTAATTCCCACCTAGATCAGAAGCTTAAAAAGGTTACTTGGCCTGGTGGTAGTACAGAAAGGCCACGCGGGTGGGTGATTGCAGATGATGAGAGACCGTTGCGAATTGGAGTACCATACAGAGCAAGTTTTGTTGAATTTGCTACTAAGCTGAATAACAGCCATAAAATGCAAGGATACTGCATTGATGTGTTCCTTGAAGCACGGAAATTAGTTCCATATGATGTTCCTTACAAATTTGAGCCGTTTGGGGATGGCCACTCCAATCCCAATTACAATGATCTTGTACAGAAGGTCAAAGATGAGGTACGTAAAACATATTGTTCCATTACCggtaaaaaacaaaagaactaaATGTAACTATGCCTTGTTTGGTAAAAAGATGACCTGAAAGCGCATGGTAGATGTGCTCACACATGATTTACTAGGCTTCCTAGAAGATCCTAATATCTAAACGTTAGCAATGAATTCAACTTGATGACATTAAACTTGTCTTTTACACATTGTGAAATGGAGGAGCAGAGTATTAACAGTTACATGCTAAACAATAATCATTTTATGTTAGCTGTGATGTGGGTGAGATCCACACACTGGTGGTTCTCGCTTTGAATCTTGATTGTTATATGGGGTGCATCTTTTAGCAGAGTGAGATGCATTAGGCACAAGAAATTTATTAGGTACACCTTGTTTATTACCGAGCATTTGGTGTCAGGTGTTCGATGCTGCCGTTGGGGACATTGCAATTGTGACAAACAGGACAAAGATTGTGGACTTTTCACAGCCGTATGCTACTACTGGTCTTGTCATAGTGGCTCCAGTCCACAATTCAAAATCAAGTGCTTGGGTGTTTCTCAAACCATTTACAGTAGAAATGTGGTGTGTTACCGCAGCATCGTTTGTAATCATTGCAGTAGTTATTTGGATTCTTGAGCATCGAGTCAATGATGATTTCAGGGGTCCCCCTAAGAGGCAGCTTGTTACGATGTTTCTGTAAGCATattcaagtttgaaaatgagTTGCTTTATAGCTTTttctacaaatttatttttgcaatatGTGGCATGAGAACATCATTTTTGTTATACTTTTTTTCGGTTAACCCTTTGATATTGCATTACCTTAATCCAATATACCATCTAAATACCTAATATATGTGACTCTAACCTTATTCAGTGAATTCATGTTACAGGTTCAGCTTCTCGACATTGTTTAAGACAAATCGTAAGGAAACTGCTGActtttataacttttaatttctaaatcttcattctttcttACAGCCAAGTATCTATCATTAAAAAGGGCGGTGGGCTTAAGGGCACCTTTATGCTGATACATCATGCCATTAAAAACTGTAGCTGGAGTGCTACCTCAGTTAGATGAATGAACAAAATCCTGGTTTTATCATCAATTATACGACttagataacttttttttataagtgattatACGACTTAGATAATTACTTACTAAACAGTGAATCATACCAACTTTTGCAGGTgcaaatgaaagaaagatgtGATATTTCTGAACTTATTACTTACTGGCGATTCTCTTTCATGTTACATACCCTTAAGTCAGTAAAAAACTTTGTCTGATAGGCTTCTAAGTCCAgtaaagaaatggaagaaaagagctcttacatttttttttttttttttttaatattttctctttggTTATTTATAATACtgaaatttcacaatttttagAGACAAcattaattttgaatttgacaAGTTTTTACTGCATTATTTTAAACAGAGGAAAAAACAGTGAGCCCACTTGGACGGATGGTGATGGTGGTTTGGCTATTCTTATTGATGGTGCTCACAGCAAGCTATACAGCAAGCTTAACTTCGATTCTTACATTCCAGCAGCTTTCATCACCCATCACAGGAATTGATAGCTTGGTTGCAAGTAACTGGCCCATTGGGTACCAAGTAGGTTCGTTTACTTATAGCTATCTGGTCGACAGTCTTTACATAGCTAGGTCAAGACTCGTTGCTCTGGGATCCCCAGAAGAATTTGAGAGAGCACTTCGACAAGGACCAACTAATGGAGGGGTGGCAGCTATTATAGATGAACTTACATATGTGGAGTTATTTCTGTCGAAGCAATCTGAATTTGGGATTATTGGGCAACCATTTACCAAGAGTGGATGGGGATTTGTGAGTAGATTTTGCCTACAATcaaatgcatgcatacatatgtACATAGTCCACGAATGACATATTCATAATGCATGAGATATATacgtgctttttttttttttttttctttatgccTTTCTTTTAATGAAACATATTACATCTTTTCTgcatctctctgtctctctgtctctctctctctcgcccttCTTCGTATGTGTGCGAGCTGTAACATCTCTTGTTATGATGATTTTCACATGCGTTTTCTCATTTACTTTGTTCACTACCATAAACTAGgctttcaagagagattccccACTTGCTGTTGACATTTCTACTGCAATCTTGAAGCTTTCCGAGAATGGAGAGCTTCAGAGGATCCGTGAAAGGTGGTTCTGTAAGACGGGTTGTCCAGGAGAGGGGAAACGGCATGCTGAGCCTAACCAACTCCACTTGATCAGCTTTTGGGGTCTTTATTTATTATGTGGTATCTTCACTCTAGGTGCCCTTCTGGTGTTTCTTCTACGAATGATTTGGCAATTCGTGCGTTACAAGCGACAGCAGAGGGAGTCTTCTCATCCATCCCCAGTGTCATCAGAGGCACACTGTTCTCACGTCATTTCCAGTTTTATTAACTTCATTGATGAGAAGGAAGAAGCTATCAAGAAAATTTTTCATCATGAAAATCGTCAAGATCAGATTTAGGTAATTGATATGCAATATAGGTTGTGAGAGGACTTCAGGGGCTACACCAGTTTAATTAGAGCAGGTTTTCTGATATTGAAAAAGGATAGGTTTTTGAGTTGATTCACTTGCTACATTACAGCAAAACAACATAGAGCATGTACATATCTCTTTCCCTTGTATAGCAATAAAAACATGATGGTACTTTTCTAAATGCCTAAAATGGCACATGATCAGTGTCTTGATTCAAATGCACTGTCATTATGGAATCTTGCTTGATTGGTTCTTTTGTTCTGGCATACTGCTTAGGGAAGATGGGTTCTTCTTATTGCTATTTGGTTGTAGCTTCTTCTGCTAAAACACACGAGTTCAAATGCAAAGCTCGAGAGATCGTGACAATAACAACAGTTTTTCTATGCATAGTCGTCTCATGTAGACGGCTTGCAATCGGCTGATGTGATGTTATGCTACGTTAgctgatataaaaaaaaacacaaaacgaGGAAGAAAAACTTGAAAGCAATTACATTTAGTTTCATTTCGTCATTTCCCGCTTCCTATGTGCGCCGTGTGAGACCAAAGTCGATTTTGGGCGAGTTTGCCAACCTTTTGTTCCTCATTTTGGTCTGTAGATTGGAACCCATCTTTATGGGTTCTTTCCTCGATCCAACTGTGTTGGGTGCCCAAAGCAAGGCCAGTTTCCATTGGACTAGGTCAAGGCTGAGCATCGTTTGGGTCAGGTTCGTGGGCCAGCATCTCGGGTCAGATTTGTGGGCCAGCATTTCGGGTCAACGACATGGGTCGGTTTCGTGGGTTAGCTTCATGGATCATCTTCGTCCCCATACTGTCACCTTCGTGGATCATCTTCATCTGTGCTTCAATCTGCAATTTTAACATTTGATTAAATGTTTTGGTCACTGATAAACAATCAAGCATATTGTGatttagttgtttttttttcttcaacagcatgttgtgatttagttggtttttttctttcacagcttggtttttttcttccacaacatgttgtgattttgttgatttttttcttccatagcATGTTGTGATTTAGATTTGATATTGTTAAATACAAGATTTCTTGgctgaaaatattaatttcctGGTTAAATATTGTGGTTTATTTATTATGGTTTAGTTGTtgttaaatatacaaaatttttggaGTAGATCATGAAAACAATTGTTcaaatgatctttttattttcctatgcatacaaaaaatattgaaaattgatGTTGGTAAAGTTTGATCAATGTGGTCCTTTAAACAATGATTTTGGGAGAAggattattattctttttcctcATGTAcgttagttaaaaaaaaaaaaaaaaaaaaaaaaaaaaaaaaaaaaaaaaaggcccatGGATGATTTAGTTGAGAACAAAGGCATGAATAATGTCTGGCATGTGTAAATCTTATTTGATGCTAatcaaattttgattatttttttttttcttggaagaaGTATGTACAATATTAGTCTTCACTTTAGGTAGATTGAAGTAATTTTCCTGATAACTTATCAAAGACTGACCTTGGATATTGAACAACTTGTACAGGGCatgggaaaaggagaagaacACCCATCTCCGCTAACACCATCTAGCTCAAATCCCTCAAATtcagtatgttattttataattaaaaaatttattgcaACTCAATGTTTAACAtcgtaattattattattattattattacgttAGGACATCCCTCAAGTTGGTCTGCTAAACTATCCAAATTACATGCACGGTTACCTTGGACTAATGCCTACATGGTCACCAGCTTTGTTGCCATATctagatggaaaaaaaaatccaagaaacatTTAGGTGGTTTTTCAACTTCCTGCTTGTTTTTTAgttataagttaattattttttaaacaatttaaatgttttaatttttttgttttgagcaAAACGTTAGTTACCCATTTCAATATGGGATGGGACCTCCAAGGCCATTTATCGCTACAAGTTTCACAACAAGTGCAAGAATTGGTCAAGAAGATAGACCCGATTGTCTAGAAATTGAAGCACCATGTACTTCTACTAAAGGAGATGAAGAAATTCTATTGAATAGACCAGATGAACGGGAAACTGATGATGGCACTACCGGTACACCACAGGTAGTGCCATCGTCGGATGGTGATAATATCATTGAGGAGCCAAAGTCGAGGATGGAGTTCAATTTGTTTGAAGATTTGTTGAGCTATTATAAGAATTATGCTAAAAAATGTGGGTTTGGGGTGATGACACAAAGGAGTGAGAGGTTAGAAGATCAAAGTGTCAAATATGTCACCCTTGGTTGTGCACAGGGAGAGAAGGCCCGAAATAAGACTTCCAATGTCGCCAACCCACGTCCAACGGGAAAAATGGACTATAAGGCAAAGATTATTGCCTTAAGAGTAGAGGGAAAGATGCGGTTGACAATAGTCCATAATACACATAATCATGGCCTTAACCCAATGAAATTCTGCTTCTTTCGATGTAACAGAGAAGTAAGTGAGTCTGTTAAAAGAGTCCTAGACACAAATGACTTAGCTGACATCCGATTAAATAAGAGTTACAAATCTCTTGTCGTTGGCCCAGGTGGTTTTGAGAACCTtccatttttggaaaatgattgtcgCAATTACATCGATAAAGCACGACATCTACGACTTGGCGCATGTGGTGTTGGAGCACTTCGAGATTATTTTATGAGGATGCAGTACAAGAATAACGGGTTTTTTGCATTGATAGATTTAGACGATGACAAGAGGTTAAAGAATGCTTTTTGGATAGATCCATGTAGTCGGGCAGCCTACCAGTATTTTAGTGATGTAGTTACATTCGACACCACATACCTGACAAATAGGTATGGGATGCCCTTTGCActatttgttggtgtaaaccaccacGGACAGTCAATTCTTTTGGGAGCTGGGTTGATTTCCAATGAGGACACATAGACCTTTACATGGCTATTCCAAACCTGGTTGTAGTGTATGGACGGTATAGCTCCAAAGGCTATTATTACTGATTAAGACAGTAATGAAAAATGTAATTACTATTGTCTTTCCAGAAATTCGACATAAATTATGCCTGTGGCATATACTGAAGAAAGTCCCTGAGAAGCTTGGGTCATATGCTGCCAACAGAAGTGGACTGAAAACTCAACTAATGAAATGTGTGTACGACACACAAActattgaggagtttgagaattGTTGGGCTGAGTTTATTAACACATATGACTTACATGAGAATGCATGGATGAAAAGTTTATATGCGGAGCGTGAGCATTGGGTACCGGTATTCCTGAAAGAGCACTTCTGAGCTGGAATGAGTGCAACTTAGCACATCGTGAGTATGAATACTTTTTTTAACTGTTATGTTCATTCAAAGACAAACTTGAAGGAGTTTGTCAACTAGTTTAACAGTGCGCTgaggaagaaaattgagaatgaaaatcatGTCGAATTTCAATCATTTAGCCAGGTCATTCCCTGCATATCTAGAtctccaattgaaaaaaaaattccaaaagttGTACACTAACGCTAAATTTAGGGAAGTTTAGCAACAAGTAATAGGTGTGCTCGATTTGGATTCATCTCTACATACATCGGATGGTGTAATGAAGAGTTATTTGGTAAAAATGAAGTTCGTATTGAGGAATTCACTAAACTGGTTACATATTCAGTGGACTTTAATGAAGAAGACTGCAATGGTAAGTGTTCATGTGGGTTATTTCAGATGAGGGAGATATTGTGTAGGCATATTTTGGTCATATTCAAATCTAACGGTATAAAATCATTATCACACTAGTACATTCTAGACCAATGGAAGAAGGACATCAAGAGGAGATACACATTAA
Coding sequences:
- the LOC121252516 gene encoding glutamate receptor 3.7-like; translated protein: MKHFVFLPAMVFIWIFLIVSVHSQSPAVVNIGAIFTYNSVIGRAAKIAMEAAVYDVNANPTILNGTELKLLMNDAKCSVFFGAVGALQVLEKGVVAIIGPQSSAIAHMISEIANGLQVPLISYAATDPTLSALQFPFFFRTTQSDSYQMAAMANLIDFYGWKEVIAIFVDDDYGRNGISALGGELDKRALTIAQKFPLPIHFDLNDITDTLNKSKLLGSRVYVVHLNPDPKMRFFTIAQKLQMMTSDYVWLATDWLSTTLDSSSSLSKTSLHILQGVVGLRQHTPESRWKRTFASQWRKLVDEGKASSELNTYGLYAYDTVWTVAHSIDKFVKEHRKITFSFDDGLLKMNLTKVQLSKLRVFDGGSLLRRKLLETDFTGLTGQVQFNKEDRNIVSGSYDVINIDQMAVQLVGYWSNSSGFSILAPENLKSEENSNSHLDQKLKKVTWPGGSTERPRGWVIADDERPLRIGVPYRASFVEFATKLNNSHKMQGYCIDVFLEARKLVPYDVPYKFEPFGDGHSNPNYNDLVQKVKDEVFDAAVGDIAIVTNRTKIVDFSQPYATTGLVIVAPVHNSKSSAWVFLKPFTVEMWCVTAASFVIIAVVIWILEHRVNDDFRGPPKRQLVTMFLFSFSTLFKTNQEKTVSPLGRMVMVVWLFLLMVLTASYTASLTSILTFQQLSSPITGIDSLVASNWPIGYQVGSFTYSYLVDSLYIARSRLVALGSPEEFERALRQGPTNGGVAAIIDELTYVELFLSKQSEFGIIGQPFTKSGWGFAFKRDSPLAVDISTAILKLSENGELQRIRERWFCKTGCPGEGKRHAEPNQLHLISFWGLYLLCGIFTLGALLVFLLRMIWQFVRYKRQQRESSHPSPVSSEAHCSHVISSFINFIDEKEEAIKKIFHHENRQDQI
- the LOC121253364 gene encoding protein FAR-RED IMPAIRED RESPONSE 1-like, whose protein sequence is MGPPRPFIATSFTTSARIGQEDRPDCLEIEAPCTSTKGDEEILLNRPDERETDDGTTGTPQVVPSSDGDNIIEEPKSRMEFNLFEDLLSYYKNYAKKCGFGVMTQRSERLEDQSVKYVTLGCAQGEKARNKTSNVANPRPTGKMDYKAKIIALRVEGKMRLTIVHNTHNHGLNPMKFCFFRCNREVSESVKRVLDTNDLADIRLNKSYKSLVVGPGGFENLPFLENDCRNYIDKARHLRLGACGVGALRDYFMRMQYKNNGFFALIDLDDDKRLKNAFWIDPCSRAAYQYFSDVVTFDTTYLTNRYGMPFALFVGVNHHGQSILLGAGLISNEDT